One window of Xanthomonas sp. 10-10 genomic DNA carries:
- a CDS encoding glycosyltransferase family 2 protein — MSSSTAPDERPCISACIIAFNEADRLRDCLTSLAFCDEIVVVDSGSTDATADIAGAHGARVLQRVFDGYRSQKAYCVAQASHDWVLCLDADERISDGLRAAILAARDAGFADAAGYRFARLSEYFGRFLRHGNAYPDRVLRLFDRRRGGWRGKREIHEAASVDGAVATLRGDLIHYPYRSLMQQLAKTQRYAQMMAEHDYARGKRATWSKLVLAPAWRFWRGYLLRGGFRDGWHGLIYAYVRANYVRQKTIMLWLLQRNQPVQDPPRAVDRRSDRA, encoded by the coding sequence ATGTCCTCTTCGACCGCACCCGACGAACGGCCTTGCATCAGCGCCTGCATTATCGCGTTCAACGAGGCCGATCGCCTACGCGACTGCCTGACTTCGCTGGCGTTCTGCGATGAGATCGTGGTGGTGGACTCCGGTTCCACCGACGCCACTGCAGACATCGCCGGCGCGCACGGCGCGCGCGTGCTGCAACGCGTCTTCGACGGCTACCGCAGCCAGAAGGCGTATTGCGTGGCGCAGGCCAGCCACGACTGGGTGCTGTGCCTGGATGCGGACGAGCGCATCAGCGACGGCCTGCGTGCAGCGATCCTCGCCGCGCGCGATGCCGGCTTTGCCGACGCGGCCGGCTACCGTTTTGCGCGGCTCTCCGAGTATTTCGGCCGCTTCCTGCGCCACGGCAATGCGTACCCGGACCGCGTGCTGCGCCTGTTCGACCGACGCCGCGGCGGCTGGCGCGGCAAGCGCGAGATCCATGAGGCGGCCAGTGTCGATGGTGCTGTGGCCACCTTGCGCGGCGACCTGATCCACTACCCCTACCGATCGCTGATGCAGCAGCTGGCCAAGACCCAGCGCTACGCGCAGATGATGGCCGAGCACGACTACGCCCGCGGCAAGCGTGCGACCTGGAGCAAGCTGGTGTTGGCGCCGGCCTGGCGCTTCTGGCGCGGCTATCTGCTGCGCGGCGGGTTTCGCGATGGCTGGCATGGGCTGATCTACGCCTATGTGCGCGCCAATTACGTGCGCCAGAAGACCATCATGCTGTGGCTGCTGCAGCGCAACCAGCCGGTGCAGGACCCGCCACGCGCCGTGGATCGACGCAGCGACCGGGCTTAG
- a CDS encoding CDP-glycerol glycerophosphotransferase family protein, whose amino-acid sequence MMADYLLFATERYALPILAPLAQALQARGDTVAAWYEGGARGLVLPDVREVGLREALALRPRAVFSAANWVPPFVSGAKVQLFHGFNVQKREDNRGHFRVRGLFDLYCTQGPATTAPFRALATREGHFAVVETGWPKLDPVFRDDGGHSAALRTPANGRPVILFGSTFTERLSAAPALYEEIAADIARGAHYWLLTLHPKCAPELFDRYRALAGANARFVESEEVVAAQRAADVLVSDTSSIVSEFVVQHKPVVTFRNRVPQPHMLDFQQPAQLPQQLARALAPDAALHSALAAYADAIHPYRDGHSSERVIAATEAFIAGKLGTLRRKPLGALWRGLQIRRELGYWGPAQH is encoded by the coding sequence GTGATGGCCGATTACCTGCTGTTCGCAACGGAACGTTACGCGTTGCCTATTCTGGCGCCATTGGCGCAGGCATTACAGGCCCGCGGCGACACCGTTGCCGCCTGGTACGAGGGCGGCGCGCGCGGGCTGGTGCTGCCGGACGTGCGCGAAGTGGGGTTGCGCGAGGCGCTGGCGCTGCGTCCGCGCGCGGTATTCAGTGCGGCCAACTGGGTGCCGCCGTTTGTCTCCGGCGCCAAGGTGCAGCTCTTCCACGGCTTCAACGTGCAAAAGCGCGAGGACAATCGTGGCCACTTTCGCGTGCGCGGCTTGTTCGATCTGTACTGCACGCAAGGCCCGGCCACCACTGCGCCGTTTCGTGCGCTGGCGACGCGCGAAGGCCATTTTGCGGTGGTGGAAACCGGCTGGCCCAAGCTCGACCCGGTGTTCCGCGATGACGGCGGGCACAGCGCCGCACTGCGTACGCCCGCCAACGGGCGGCCGGTGATCCTGTTCGGTTCCACCTTTACCGAGCGGCTCAGCGCGGCACCTGCGTTGTACGAGGAAATCGCTGCCGATATCGCCCGCGGTGCGCACTACTGGCTGCTCACCCTGCATCCCAAATGTGCGCCGGAGCTGTTCGACCGCTATCGCGCGCTGGCCGGTGCCAATGCGCGGTTTGTCGAGTCCGAAGAGGTCGTGGCGGCGCAGCGTGCGGCCGATGTGCTGGTCTCCGATACCTCATCGATCGTCTCCGAGTTCGTGGTGCAGCACAAACCGGTGGTGACCTTCCGCAACCGCGTGCCGCAGCCGCATATGCTCGACTTTCAGCAGCCGGCGCAGTTGCCGCAGCAGCTGGCGCGCGCGCTGGCGCCGGATGCCGCGTTGCACAGCGCACTGGCCGCCTATGCCGATGCGATCCACCCGTATCGCGACGGGCATTCGTCCGAACGGGTGATCGCCGCCACCGAAGCGTTCATTGCCGGCAAGCTCGGCACGCTGCGACGCAAGCCGCTGGGCGCCTTGTGGCGAGGCCTTCAGATTCGCCGCGAGCTTGGATACTGGGGCCCGGCGCAGCATTGA
- the rsmB gene encoding 16S rRNA (cytosine(967)-C(5))-methyltransferase RsmB, with amino-acid sequence MAADTTAAGVASRLVAANVLTAVFDQGRSLKAELAAALPGVADPRDRALVEAICFAVLRRRPAYEVALRQWLERPLPPRDAELKALLMAGFAQLDVLQLPAHAALSATVEACRALGRPRQAGMVNAILRRAQREGFPAVSDDAGWPSWLRKQLRADWGAQAEAIFVASAQMAPMWLRVHRGRTDPAAYVARLAEAGIGAQTDTVLPDAVRLQEAVPVSQLPGFAGGDVSVQDGSAQQVADALTLAPSARVLDACAAPGGKAAHLLERHHRLQLTALDVDARRLERVQQTLQRTVPEAQVALHAADAADTAAWWDDQPFDAVLLDAPCSATGVVRRQPDVLLHRRADDIDALCALQARLLDASWRTLRPGGQLLYTTCSLLARENQAQVQAFLQRTPDAQAQPLGAHFGHAAGPGRQRFPGEQHCDGFFYALLLKAS; translated from the coding sequence ATGGCCGCCGACACGACGGCGGCCGGCGTCGCCTCGCGGCTAGTGGCAGCAAACGTACTCACGGCGGTGTTCGACCAGGGGCGTTCGTTGAAGGCCGAGCTGGCCGCGGCGCTGCCCGGCGTTGCCGATCCACGCGACCGCGCGCTGGTGGAGGCGATCTGCTTTGCGGTGCTGCGCCGCCGTCCGGCCTATGAGGTGGCATTGCGGCAATGGCTGGAACGCCCGTTGCCGCCGCGCGATGCCGAACTGAAAGCGCTGCTGATGGCCGGCTTCGCCCAGCTCGACGTGCTGCAACTGCCCGCGCATGCGGCGTTGTCGGCCACCGTGGAGGCATGCCGTGCGCTGGGCCGGCCGCGGCAGGCCGGCATGGTCAACGCGATCCTGCGGCGTGCGCAGCGCGAGGGCTTTCCGGCGGTGTCCGACGATGCGGGTTGGCCGTCGTGGTTGCGCAAGCAGCTGCGTGCCGATTGGGGCGCGCAGGCCGAGGCGATCTTCGTCGCAAGCGCGCAGATGGCCCCGATGTGGCTGCGCGTGCATCGCGGGCGTACCGATCCCGCCGCCTACGTGGCGCGGCTGGCAGAGGCGGGCATTGGTGCACAGACCGACACGGTGCTGCCCGATGCCGTTCGGTTGCAGGAGGCGGTGCCGGTCAGCCAGTTGCCCGGCTTTGCCGGCGGCGATGTCTCGGTGCAGGATGGCTCCGCGCAGCAGGTCGCCGATGCGCTGACGCTGGCGCCCTCGGCACGCGTGCTCGATGCCTGCGCTGCACCCGGCGGCAAGGCGGCGCATCTGCTCGAGCGCCATCACCGATTGCAGCTCACCGCGCTGGATGTGGATGCACGCCGCCTGGAGCGCGTGCAGCAGACCTTGCAGCGCACCGTGCCGGAGGCGCAGGTCGCGTTGCATGCGGCCGATGCCGCCGACACCGCGGCATGGTGGGACGACCAGCCGTTCGATGCAGTGCTGCTGGATGCGCCATGTTCAGCGACCGGCGTGGTGCGGCGTCAGCCGGATGTGCTGTTGCATCGCCGCGCCGACGATATCGATGCCTTGTGCGCGCTGCAGGCGCGGCTGCTGGATGCGAGCTGGCGCACGTTGCGTCCGGGCGGCCAGCTGCTCTACACCACCTGCTCGCTGCTGGCGCGCGAGAACCAGGCGCAGGTCCAGGCCTTCCTGCAGCGCACGCCCGATGCGCAGGCGCAGCCCCTGGGTGCGCACTTCGGCCATGCGGCAGGCCCGGGACGGCAGCGTTTTCCCGGCGAGCAGCACTGCGACGGTTTCTTCTACGCGCTTTTGCTAAAAGCCTCCTGA
- a CDS encoding glycosyltransferase family 39 protein has protein sequence MLKTRASKDVWLLAITAVLVIGAGLGLRDPWPSDEPRFALVAKQMVLSGDWLFPHRGNELYSDKPPMLMWLQALFYTLLGNWRVAFLLPSLLAALGTLACVYDLGRRLWTPRVGAYAAWMLLFTLHFTFQAKKAQIDPLVVFWITLANYGLLRHLLTGPAWRWWTLGWFAAGLGVITKGVGIIALLMLIPAGIAAARGWPGVRMHVRDRRFWLGPLFFFVAIALWFVPMMITALTAGQPEYRVYLNDILLRQTAKRYASSWDHAQPVWYHLQSMATMWMPTILLLPWAIPAWRRRLRRRDARYLLPLAWWLLVLVFFTIPNGKRDVYILPALPMFCLALAPLAAGLLRRAGVQRVLFGFALLLTVAFAAGGAAMLIGHPGFEQKIMDSRGVGSEATDPLGWLLLAVGTWGVASLLLLRVRRSALAVVSLLGAWWVAFGLVCYPIFNESSSAGAVMREAGRRIGPEAQLGLVAWKEQNLLMADRPAQTFGFKVPWEEQLRRGVAWQSAQPGQRWLLAQETALLGCLDRSRSQLVGVANRRRWWLVPADAVQGDCVASSTEKAVEEKEQGNLDVE, from the coding sequence ATGCTCAAGACCCGTGCCTCGAAGGATGTTTGGTTGCTGGCCATCACTGCAGTGCTGGTGATCGGCGCCGGGCTGGGCCTGCGCGACCCCTGGCCCTCGGACGAGCCGCGCTTTGCGCTGGTCGCCAAGCAGATGGTGCTGAGCGGGGACTGGTTGTTCCCGCATCGCGGCAACGAGCTGTATTCGGACAAGCCGCCGATGCTGATGTGGCTGCAGGCGCTGTTCTATACGCTGCTGGGCAACTGGCGTGTCGCGTTCCTGCTGCCGTCGCTGCTGGCGGCGCTGGGCACGCTGGCCTGCGTCTATGACCTGGGCCGGCGGCTGTGGACCCCGCGGGTGGGGGCGTATGCCGCGTGGATGCTGCTGTTCACCCTGCACTTCACCTTCCAGGCCAAGAAGGCGCAGATCGATCCGCTGGTGGTGTTCTGGATCACCCTGGCCAATTACGGGCTGCTGCGGCATCTGTTGACGGGCCCGGCCTGGCGCTGGTGGACGTTGGGATGGTTTGCCGCCGGGCTGGGCGTGATCACCAAGGGCGTGGGCATCATCGCGCTGTTGATGCTGATCCCGGCCGGCATTGCCGCCGCACGCGGCTGGCCGGGTGTGCGCATGCATGTGCGCGACCGCCGCTTCTGGCTCGGGCCGCTGTTCTTCTTCGTCGCGATCGCGCTGTGGTTCGTGCCGATGATGATCACCGCGCTCACCGCCGGCCAGCCCGAATACCGCGTGTATCTCAACGACATCCTGCTGCGCCAGACCGCCAAGCGCTACGCCAGTTCCTGGGACCACGCGCAGCCGGTCTGGTACCACCTGCAAAGCATGGCCACGATGTGGATGCCCACCATCCTGCTGTTGCCGTGGGCGATTCCGGCGTGGCGGCGGCGGTTGCGCCGGCGCGATGCGCGCTATCTGCTGCCGTTGGCGTGGTGGCTGCTGGTACTGGTGTTCTTCACCATCCCCAACGGCAAGCGCGATGTCTACATCCTGCCGGCGCTGCCGATGTTCTGCCTGGCGCTGGCGCCGCTGGCTGCGGGCCTGCTGCGCCGGGCCGGGGTGCAGCGGGTGCTGTTCGGTTTTGCGCTGCTGTTGACCGTTGCATTTGCCGCAGGCGGGGCGGCGATGCTGATCGGCCACCCGGGATTCGAGCAGAAGATCATGGACAGCCGCGGCGTCGGCAGCGAAGCCACCGACCCGCTGGGCTGGCTGCTGCTGGCGGTGGGCACCTGGGGCGTGGCCAGCCTGCTGCTGTTGCGCGTGCGCCGCTCCGCGCTGGCGGTGGTGTCGCTGCTGGGCGCGTGGTGGGTGGCGTTCGGGCTGGTCTGCTACCCGATCTTCAACGAGTCCAGTTCGGCCGGCGCGGTGATGCGCGAGGCCGGGCGCCGTATCGGCCCGGAGGCCCAGCTCGGCCTGGTGGCCTGGAAGGAGCAGAACCTGCTGATGGCCGACCGCCCGGCGCAGACCTTTGGCTTCAAGGTGCCATGGGAAGAACAGTTGCGACGTGGCGTGGCCTGGCAGTCAGCGCAACCGGGCCAGCGTTGGCTGCTTGCTCAGGAGACGGCGCTGCTGGGCTGCTTGGACCGCAGCCGCAGCCAGCTGGTCGGTGTGGCCAACCGGCGGCGCTGGTGGCTGGTGCCGGCCGATGCCGTTCAGGGCGACTGCGTGGCCAGTTCCACGGAGAAGGCGGTCGAGGAAAAGGAGCAGGGCAACCTGGACGTCGAATGA
- the def gene encoding peptide deformylase: MALLPILEFPDPRLRTKAVPVDAADVASPAFQTLLDDMFQTMYEAPGIGLAASQVDVHKRFMVIDVSEEKNAPQVFINPEIVTRQGEQVYQEGCLSVPGIFADVSRADAITVRYLDRQGKPQELSTEGLLAVCIQHEMDHLDGKLFVDYLSPLKREMVRKKLAKMRKHVA, translated from the coding sequence ATGGCTTTGCTCCCTATTCTCGAATTTCCCGATCCGCGGCTGCGCACCAAGGCCGTGCCGGTCGATGCGGCCGACGTCGCCAGCCCGGCGTTCCAGACGCTGCTGGACGACATGTTCCAGACCATGTACGAGGCGCCCGGCATTGGCCTGGCCGCCAGTCAGGTGGACGTGCACAAGCGCTTCATGGTGATCGACGTCAGCGAGGAAAAAAACGCCCCGCAGGTGTTCATCAACCCGGAAATCGTCACCAGGCAGGGCGAGCAGGTGTATCAGGAAGGCTGCCTGTCGGTGCCTGGCATCTTTGCCGATGTCAGCCGCGCCGATGCGATCACCGTGCGCTACCTGGACCGCCAGGGCAAGCCGCAGGAACTGAGTACCGAGGGCCTGCTGGCGGTGTGCATCCAGCACGAGATGGACCACCTGGACGGCAAGCTGTTCGTGGATTACCTGTCCCCGCTCAAGCGCGAAATGGTGCGCAAGAAGCTGGCCAAGATGCGCAAGCATGTGGCTTGA
- a CDS encoding O-antigen ligase, translated as MNSLRTQPASLPQSVPVASRAGVGIAELGVFTLTALVVSMPSGLLPFGVCLLLGSLVGWRSLRAGISARSGALRAVGWLTVAVIAMSLLSIVLFEHGLRDVGNRSRFLVLPWAALWAYALQPRQVWLWRGALTGVFAAMLIALLQVVKGADRAEGFTNAIVFADIAMMLLVVVAFCRPTGGVRWLVGAALATLLVIVLSGSRGVWLALLATVGVLAWGAPWHSARMRLLTFVGGAVLAVGVVASVPALTDQMRLGELQSDLQRYEVGDSDSSAGARIERLHVAWDTVLAHPLTGVGVGRFDDAMHELPVCAADNALLRCHLGHAHNDVAEWAATQGVPGLLLLIAVYGVPLWVFVRLHRRSGHVQFRGPAAAGVMLVISYALCGLTQSMFAHQVSASFYSALVGVLVGLAARQAQPAMPKAVSNPS; from the coding sequence ATGAATTCATTGCGCACCCAGCCCGCATCGCTTCCGCAATCCGTACCCGTCGCATCGCGCGCGGGCGTGGGCATTGCCGAGCTGGGCGTGTTTACGCTGACCGCGCTGGTGGTGAGCATGCCCAGCGGGTTGCTGCCGTTCGGCGTGTGCCTGTTGCTTGGCTCGCTGGTCGGCTGGCGTAGCCTGCGTGCCGGTATCTCGGCTCGCAGCGGCGCGTTGCGCGCGGTGGGCTGGCTGACGGTGGCGGTGATTGCGATGTCGCTGCTGTCGATCGTCTTGTTCGAGCACGGCCTGCGCGATGTGGGCAACCGCTCGCGGTTTCTGGTGCTGCCCTGGGCGGCGCTATGGGCCTATGCGTTGCAGCCGCGCCAGGTCTGGCTGTGGCGAGGTGCATTGACCGGTGTGTTTGCAGCCATGCTGATCGCATTGCTGCAGGTGGTGAAGGGTGCCGACCGTGCGGAAGGCTTTACCAACGCGATTGTCTTCGCCGATATCGCAATGATGTTGCTGGTGGTGGTGGCGTTCTGCCGGCCAACCGGCGGCGTGCGCTGGCTGGTGGGCGCGGCGCTCGCCACGCTGCTGGTCATCGTGCTGAGCGGCAGTCGCGGCGTGTGGCTGGCGTTGCTGGCCACCGTGGGCGTGCTGGCCTGGGGCGCGCCGTGGCATAGCGCGCGCATGCGGCTGCTGACCTTCGTCGGCGGTGCGGTACTGGCGGTGGGCGTGGTCGCCAGCGTGCCTGCGTTGACCGATCAAATGCGCCTGGGCGAATTGCAAAGCGATCTGCAGCGCTACGAAGTCGGCGACAGCGATTCGTCCGCCGGTGCCCGTATCGAGCGTCTGCATGTGGCCTGGGACACCGTGCTTGCGCATCCTTTGACCGGCGTCGGCGTAGGCCGTTTCGACGATGCGATGCATGAGCTGCCGGTGTGTGCTGCGGATAACGCGCTGCTCCGCTGTCATCTGGGCCACGCGCACAACGATGTGGCCGAATGGGCCGCAACCCAGGGCGTGCCGGGCCTGTTGCTGCTGATTGCGGTGTATGGGGTGCCGCTGTGGGTATTCGTGCGCTTGCATCGGCGTAGCGGGCACGTGCAGTTCCGCGGGCCGGCGGCGGCCGGGGTGATGCTGGTGATCAGTTATGCCCTGTGCGGGTTGACCCAGTCGATGTTCGCGCACCAGGTGTCGGCGAGCTTCTATTCGGCGCTGGTGGGTGTTCTGGTAGGTCTGGCAGCGCGCCAGGCGCAGCCAGCGATGCCGAAGGCGGTCAGCAACCCGTCATGA
- the fmt gene encoding methionyl-tRNA formyltransferase, translating to MRIVFAGTPDFAVASLRAAAQRHEVVAVYTQPDRPAGRGRGLTPSPVKLEAIARGIPVYQPQTLRSPEALATLRGLNADLMVVVAYGLILPKAVLAAPTHGCWNVHASLLPRWRGAAPIQRAIEAGDAETGVCLMQMEAGLDTGPVLLSQRIEIGEQETGGQLHDRLAALGAQVLSDGLGLLRAGIRPVAQPQPAEGVTYAHKLDKAQARLDWAQPAQELARRVRAFNPWPVAEATLAGERVRLHGAVALDLAHQQPPGTLLAASKQGIDIACGQGALRVRVLQREGGKAITAADYLNARRDLPALR from the coding sequence ATGAGAATTGTCTTCGCCGGTACGCCCGACTTCGCTGTCGCCTCGTTGCGCGCTGCTGCGCAGCGGCATGAAGTGGTGGCGGTCTACACCCAGCCGGACCGGCCAGCCGGCCGCGGTCGCGGGCTGACGCCCTCGCCGGTGAAGCTGGAGGCGATCGCGCGCGGCATTCCCGTGTACCAGCCGCAGACGCTGCGCTCGCCCGAGGCCCTGGCCACGCTGCGCGGGCTCAATGCCGATCTGATGGTGGTGGTGGCTTACGGGTTGATCCTGCCCAAGGCGGTGCTGGCCGCGCCGACCCACGGCTGCTGGAACGTGCATGCCTCGTTGCTGCCGCGCTGGCGTGGCGCCGCCCCGATCCAGCGCGCGATCGAGGCCGGCGATGCCGAGACCGGCGTGTGCCTGATGCAGATGGAAGCCGGGCTGGACACCGGCCCGGTGCTGCTGTCCCAGCGCATCGAGATCGGCGAGCAGGAAACCGGCGGCCAACTGCATGACCGCCTGGCCGCGCTCGGCGCGCAGGTGCTGTCCGATGGCCTGGGGCTGCTGCGCGCCGGCATCCGCCCGGTGGCGCAGCCGCAGCCGGCGGAGGGCGTGACCTACGCGCACAAGCTGGACAAGGCACAGGCGCGGCTGGACTGGGCGCAGCCGGCGCAGGAGCTGGCGCGTCGCGTGCGTGCGTTCAATCCGTGGCCGGTGGCCGAAGCCACGCTGGCCGGCGAGCGGGTGCGTCTGCATGGCGCCGTTGCGCTCGACCTCGCCCATCAACAGCCGCCGGGTACCTTGCTGGCCGCCAGCAAGCAGGGCATCGACATCGCCTGCGGGCAGGGCGCGCTGCGGGTGCGCGTGTTGCAGCGTGAGGGCGGCAAGGCGATCACCGCCGCCGATTACCTCAACGCGCGCCGCGACCTGCCGGCGTTGCGCTGA
- a CDS encoding PH domain-containing protein, with translation MSVIEHPGHDEQRLHPLSWVFVLLQQIRQFLIPLVALAVFGSRDGSRDFTDHIATAAVIAMLVAISVLRYFTYRYRIGQDSVAIRSGLLERSRRDIPFARIHNVVVHQSLLHRLAGVAEVRLESAGGHKPEAEMRVLRLDQALALEDLIRRRAHHVDAAVVQDDDRTTLLRLPLGEVIRLGLISNRGMVVVAASFGVIYQMIPRRVASSFIETNGELAYRYVSQVHPGAAVTTVLVAIAAMAVLLAMRALSVALAVAQYHGFHLSESERRLTVERGLLTRIRSSVALRRIQSWTVYESRLHRLFGRRQLRVDTAVASAGDNRDSALKELAPIAEPQRCDALLQHLLPGIAWPPAQWQAIATHCWWRLSLPTLLMLLPLVAGLAWQFGSQAAWLLLWLPWSAFKAHRQVQRMGYAVDARYVAVRGGWWKRWWRLAELDKLQALQLQRSPLDRLTGTATLWLDTAGASTTGPALRLRFVPLAQAQALQTQLGAALARRKLRW, from the coding sequence GTGAGCGTCATCGAACACCCCGGCCACGACGAGCAGCGCCTGCACCCGCTGTCGTGGGTGTTCGTGCTGCTGCAGCAGATCCGCCAGTTCCTGATCCCGTTGGTCGCCCTGGCCGTGTTCGGCAGCCGCGACGGCAGCCGCGATTTCACCGACCACATCGCCACCGCAGCGGTGATCGCAATGCTGGTCGCGATTTCGGTGCTGCGTTACTTCACCTACCGCTATCGGATCGGGCAAGACAGCGTGGCGATCCGCAGCGGCCTGCTGGAGCGCAGCCGACGCGATATTCCGTTCGCGCGTATCCACAACGTGGTGGTGCATCAATCGCTGCTGCACCGGCTGGCCGGCGTGGCGGAAGTGCGGCTGGAGTCGGCCGGCGGGCACAAGCCCGAGGCGGAAATGCGCGTGCTGCGGCTGGACCAGGCCCTGGCGCTGGAAGATCTGATACGGCGCCGCGCCCACCACGTCGATGCGGCGGTGGTGCAGGACGACGACCGCACCACCTTGCTGCGTCTTCCGCTGGGCGAAGTGATCCGGCTGGGCCTGATCTCCAACCGCGGCATGGTGGTGGTGGCTGCCAGTTTCGGCGTGATCTATCAGATGATTCCGCGCCGCGTGGCATCCAGCTTTATCGAGACCAATGGCGAGCTCGCCTACCGCTATGTCAGCCAGGTCCATCCGGGCGCGGCGGTGACCACGGTCCTGGTGGCGATCGCTGCCATGGCGGTGCTGCTGGCCATGCGTGCGCTGTCGGTGGCCCTGGCGGTGGCGCAATACCACGGCTTTCATCTCAGCGAATCGGAGCGACGCCTCACCGTGGAGCGCGGTCTGCTGACGCGGATCCGCAGCAGCGTGGCGCTGCGGCGGATCCAGTCGTGGACGGTGTACGAAAGCCGCCTGCATCGCCTGTTCGGCCGCCGCCAGCTGCGCGTGGACACCGCCGTGGCCAGCGCCGGCGACAACCGCGACAGCGCGTTGAAGGAGCTGGCACCGATCGCAGAGCCGCAGCGCTGCGATGCCTTGCTGCAGCATCTGCTGCCCGGCATTGCCTGGCCGCCGGCGCAGTGGCAGGCGATCGCAACGCATTGCTGGTGGCGGCTGAGCCTGCCGACGCTGCTGATGTTGCTGCCGCTGGTTGCCGGGCTGGCGTGGCAGTTCGGCAGCCAGGCGGCGTGGTTGCTGCTGTGGCTGCCGTGGAGCGCCTTCAAGGCGCATCGCCAGGTGCAGCGCATGGGCTATGCAGTGGATGCGCGCTACGTGGCGGTGCGCGGCGGCTGGTGGAAGCGCTGGTGGCGACTGGCCGAACTGGACAAGCTGCAGGCGCTGCAGCTGCAACGCTCGCCGCTGGATCGCCTGACCGGCACCGCCACGCTGTGGCTGGACACCGCCGGTGCCAGCACCACCGGCCCGGCGCTGCGCCTGCGCTTTGTGCCATTGGCGCAAGCGCAGGCGCTGCAGACGCAACTGGGCGCCGCACTGGCACGGCGCAAGCTGCGCTGGTGA
- a CDS encoding PH domain-containing protein produces the protein MRPDRVPGYACAPLLQARLVHDAPPPHPDILVRAAPAQPLPVDHAHWQQLPRRGAYVAAVNGALGGGCAGLIAAGVTVTVLHAWHYWPAVLGVTVAMAVLCAWLAVKRHRLTLWKLDQHGLALQRGHLWQSDTRVPISRVQHVDLRRGPIERATHLTTLVVHTAGSRLNAVALSGLDQADAEHLRDRLARQLDHHDDAL, from the coding sequence ATGCGTCCTGACCGGGTGCCCGGCTATGCTTGCGCACCGCTTCTGCAGGCCCGCCTCGTGCACGACGCTCCACCGCCGCACCCCGACATCCTGGTCCGCGCCGCGCCTGCCCAGCCACTGCCCGTGGACCACGCGCACTGGCAGCAGTTGCCACGCCGGGGCGCCTATGTGGCGGCGGTCAACGGCGCACTTGGCGGTGGCTGTGCCGGCCTGATCGCGGCCGGCGTCACTGTCACCGTGCTGCACGCCTGGCACTACTGGCCGGCGGTGCTGGGGGTGACAGTGGCGATGGCGGTGCTGTGCGCATGGCTGGCAGTCAAACGGCACCGGCTCACGCTGTGGAAACTCGACCAGCACGGCCTGGCGCTGCAACGCGGGCACCTGTGGCAGAGCGACACCCGCGTGCCGATCTCGCGTGTGCAGCACGTGGATCTGCGCCGCGGCCCGATCGAACGCGCCACGCACCTGACCACGCTGGTGGTGCACACCGCCGGTAGCCGTCTCAACGCGGTAGCGCTGTCCGGGCTGGACCAGGCCGATGCCGAGCATCTGCGCGACCGCCTGGCCCGCCAGCTCGATCACCACGACGACGCGCTGTGA